The proteins below come from a single Caulobacter segnis ATCC 21756 genomic window:
- a CDS encoding exopolysaccharide biosynthesis protein — MSEKSLADVIEGFGEDVSPTLTVGEMLDAFDSRAFGAMLLVFGLLNTLPLPPGSSTILSLPILFLAPQIAMGADHPWLPRKLTDKPLKRDDMRGLFRRLGPVVRSMELITRPRLRPMFAPVGERAIGVVCTLLAMVLVLPIPLGNLAPGATVAILALALLQRDGILALAGYLMALFSGGLLFVSAHVVIMAVRKLVSVFSGLF, encoded by the coding sequence ATGAGCGAGAAGAGCCTGGCGGACGTGATCGAGGGGTTCGGAGAGGACGTCAGTCCCACCCTGACCGTCGGCGAGATGCTGGATGCGTTCGACAGTCGGGCCTTCGGCGCCATGCTGCTGGTTTTCGGCCTGCTGAACACGCTGCCCCTGCCGCCAGGCTCATCGACGATCCTGTCTCTGCCGATCCTGTTCTTGGCGCCGCAGATCGCCATGGGCGCCGATCACCCGTGGCTGCCCAGGAAGCTCACCGACAAGCCGCTGAAGCGAGATGACATGCGCGGCCTGTTTCGCCGCTTGGGACCGGTCGTCCGGAGCATGGAGCTGATCACCCGTCCCAGGCTGCGGCCAATGTTCGCACCTGTGGGCGAGCGCGCTATCGGCGTGGTCTGCACGCTTCTCGCCATGGTGCTGGTCTTGCCGATCCCGCTGGGCAATCTCGCGCCCGGCGCGACGGTGGCGATCCTGGCCCTGGCCCTGCTCCAGCGCGACGGAATCCTGGCGCTGGCGGGCTACTTGATGGCGCTGTTCAGCGGGGGTCTTCTGTTCGTCAGCGCGCACGTGGTGATCATGGCCGTGCGCAAGCTCGTCAGCGTATTTTCGGGTCTGTTCTGA
- a CDS encoding LptA/OstA family protein, with the protein MKRWTAAAATALVLSGYGAAGVAHAQQGDSSAPIDVSANQQETINSKCITIFRGNVEILQDRSRMRAQQVTVYSAKRAGSESGCGNAQRLEAEGDVYVVSENQKARGDRAVYTFSDNTAVLTGDVILTKGKDVARGDRLTVNTKTNDAKLESNATGRGSARRVRAVFYQDDSKKSDTAAAADQPAQR; encoded by the coding sequence ATGAAGCGATGGACGGCTGCAGCGGCGACCGCGTTGGTCCTGTCTGGGTATGGAGCCGCTGGCGTGGCCCACGCTCAACAAGGCGACTCGAGCGCGCCGATCGACGTGTCCGCTAATCAGCAGGAAACGATCAACAGCAAGTGCATCACCATCTTCCGCGGCAACGTGGAGATCCTGCAGGATCGCTCGCGGATGCGCGCCCAGCAGGTGACGGTGTACAGCGCCAAGCGCGCGGGTTCGGAGAGCGGATGCGGTAACGCGCAGCGCCTCGAGGCCGAAGGCGACGTCTATGTCGTCAGCGAGAACCAGAAGGCGCGCGGCGATCGCGCGGTCTACACGTTCAGCGACAACACCGCCGTGCTCACCGGTGATGTCATCCTGACCAAGGGCAAGGACGTAGCCCGCGGCGACCGTCTCACGGTCAACACCAAGACCAACGACGCCAAGCTGGAGTCCAACGCCACGGGGCGTGGCTCCGCGCGTCGGGTCCGGGCGGTGTTCTATCAGGACGACAGCAAGAAGAGCGATACGGCCGCCGCCGCCGATCAGCCGGCCCAGCGCTAG
- the rpoN gene encoding RNA polymerase factor sigma-54 has translation MALSHRLELRQGQGLVITPQLQQAIKLLQLSNIELDAFVETELERNPLLLRDEGEPAPAVEGEAERDPSLTQVDGVADTSAGREMDAPAEDVSPGERATGDGAEAEHAGGQIDWSRAGSGGSFDGESGYENALVDIPTLSTHLRGQLLQAALSPARHAIAEILIDAVDEGGYLRLDVIELAARLACKLEMVEEVLTVLQGFEPVGVFARDVRECLALQLKDLNRYDPAMAAMLDHLELLAKRDMAALRRVCGVDDEDLRDMIAEVRALNPRPGAAYHSEPAETLVPDVMVREGLGGMWHVELNTDTLPRVLVDQRYHARVAKGARTDQEKTFVADCMASANWLVKSLDQRAKTILKVASEIVRQQDGFLVYGVEHLRPLNLKTVADAIGMHESTVSRVTSNKYIATPRGVFELKFFFTSAIQSSEGGEAHSAASVRHKIKGLVDAEKTEADVHSDDRIVEILKAAGVDIARRTVAKYREAMRIPSSVERRRQMKEMA, from the coding sequence TTGGCGCTCAGCCACAGACTTGAGCTCCGGCAAGGCCAGGGCCTCGTCATCACCCCCCAGTTGCAGCAGGCGATCAAGCTGCTGCAACTGTCGAACATCGAGCTCGACGCCTTCGTCGAGACTGAGCTCGAACGCAATCCTCTATTGCTGCGCGACGAGGGCGAGCCGGCGCCCGCGGTTGAGGGCGAGGCCGAGCGTGACCCCAGCCTGACTCAGGTCGATGGTGTGGCCGATACGTCCGCTGGGCGCGAAATGGACGCGCCCGCCGAAGACGTCTCGCCCGGGGAACGCGCCACGGGTGACGGCGCCGAAGCCGAGCACGCCGGCGGCCAGATCGACTGGTCGCGCGCCGGGTCCGGCGGGTCCTTCGACGGCGAGAGCGGCTACGAAAACGCCTTGGTCGATATCCCGACCCTGTCGACACATTTACGCGGGCAGCTCCTGCAGGCCGCCCTCTCACCCGCTCGCCACGCCATCGCCGAGATCCTGATCGATGCGGTCGACGAGGGCGGCTATCTACGTCTCGACGTGATCGAGCTGGCCGCCCGGCTGGCTTGCAAGCTGGAGATGGTCGAGGAGGTTCTGACGGTCCTCCAGGGCTTCGAGCCCGTCGGCGTCTTCGCCCGCGACGTTCGCGAGTGCCTGGCGCTGCAGCTGAAGGACTTGAACCGCTACGACCCGGCCATGGCCGCGATGCTTGACCATCTGGAGCTGTTGGCCAAGCGCGATATGGCGGCCTTGCGGCGTGTCTGCGGCGTCGACGACGAAGACCTGCGCGACATGATCGCCGAGGTGCGCGCATTGAACCCTCGTCCGGGCGCGGCCTACCACAGCGAGCCGGCCGAGACCCTGGTGCCCGACGTCATGGTCCGCGAAGGTCTTGGCGGCATGTGGCACGTCGAGTTGAACACCGACACCCTTCCCCGCGTGCTGGTCGATCAACGCTATCACGCGCGGGTCGCCAAGGGCGCGCGCACCGACCAGGAAAAGACCTTCGTCGCCGACTGCATGGCCTCGGCCAACTGGCTGGTGAAGAGCCTGGATCAGCGCGCCAAGACCATCCTGAAGGTGGCCAGCGAGATCGTGCGCCAGCAGGACGGCTTCCTCGTCTACGGGGTCGAGCATCTTCGCCCCCTGAACCTCAAGACGGTCGCCGATGCGATCGGCATGCACGAGAGCACGGTCAGCCGCGTCACGTCGAACAAGTACATCGCCACGCCGCGAGGGGTGTTCGAGCTGAAGTTCTTCTTCACCTCGGCCATCCAGTCGTCGGAGGGGGGCGAGGCCCACTCGGCGGCCAGCGTCCGCCACAAGATCAAGGGCTTGGTTGATGCGGAGAAGACCGAGGCGGACGTCCACTCCGACGACCGTATCGTGGAGATCCTGAAGGCCGCGGGTGTCGACATCGCGCGCCGCACGGTCGCCAAGTATCGCGAGGCCATGCGCATCCCGTCGTCTGTCGAGCGCAGACGGCAGATGAAGGAAATGGCCTAA
- a CDS encoding NAD(P)-dependent oxidoreductase yields MAERMLKFITVPRKTPEKRAAAERSGDFHEIYADFIDAKATEQASRCSQCGVPFCQTHCPLHNNIPDWLRMTAEGRLEEAYALSQATNSMPEVCGRICPQDRLCEGNCVIEQSGHGTVTIGSVERYLTDKAWEQGWVKPLVAGEARGQSVGVIGAGPAGLAAAEKLREAGYDVTVYDRHDRAGGLLIYGIPGFKLEKDVVERRTKRLADGGVVFKLGFEVGKDATLEDLRTEHDAVLVAVGVYAARDLTVPGGGSKGVVPALDYLITSNRLSLGDSVPAYDSGELNAEGKDVVVVGGGDTAMDCVRTAIRQGAASVTCLYRRDKANMPGSMREVANAEEEGVTFEWLAAPRALSGEAEAVTGVRAIRMRLGAPDASGRQSPEEIPGGDFDRPAQLVVKALGFEPENLPELWSAPDLKVTRWGTVKADVRNQMTNLDGVFAAGDIVRGASLVVWAIKDGRDAADAIHRYLQAKVGAPALIAAE; encoded by the coding sequence ATGGCCGAGCGCATGCTGAAATTCATCACGGTGCCCCGCAAGACGCCTGAAAAGCGCGCGGCGGCGGAGCGTTCTGGCGACTTTCACGAGATCTACGCCGACTTCATCGACGCCAAGGCGACCGAACAGGCCTCGCGGTGCTCGCAGTGCGGCGTGCCGTTCTGTCAGACGCACTGCCCGCTTCACAACAACATCCCTGACTGGCTCCGGATGACGGCCGAGGGCCGCCTGGAAGAAGCCTACGCCCTGTCGCAGGCGACAAATTCCATGCCGGAAGTCTGCGGCAGGATTTGCCCGCAGGACCGGCTGTGCGAAGGCAACTGCGTCATAGAGCAGTCCGGTCACGGCACCGTGACGATCGGTTCGGTCGAACGCTACCTGACCGACAAGGCCTGGGAACAAGGCTGGGTGAAGCCGCTCGTCGCCGGCGAGGCGCGCGGCCAGTCGGTCGGCGTCATCGGCGCGGGTCCCGCGGGCCTGGCCGCCGCCGAAAAGCTGCGCGAGGCTGGCTATGACGTCACCGTCTATGACCGCCACGATCGCGCGGGGGGCCTGCTGATCTACGGGATTCCCGGCTTCAAGCTGGAAAAGGACGTCGTCGAGCGCCGCACCAAGCGCCTCGCCGATGGCGGTGTGGTGTTCAAGCTGGGCTTCGAAGTCGGCAAGGACGCCACCCTTGAGGACCTGCGCACCGAACACGACGCGGTGCTGGTCGCCGTCGGCGTTTACGCCGCACGCGACCTGACCGTGCCCGGCGGCGGCAGCAAGGGCGTGGTGCCCGCCCTCGACTACCTGATCACCTCCAACCGCCTGTCCCTGGGCGACAGCGTCCCGGCCTACGACTCCGGCGAGCTGAACGCCGAGGGCAAGGACGTCGTCGTGGTCGGCGGCGGCGACACCGCCATGGACTGCGTGCGCACGGCGATCCGCCAGGGCGCGGCCTCGGTCACCTGCCTCTATCGCCGGGACAAGGCGAACATGCCCGGCTCGATGCGCGAAGTGGCCAACGCCGAGGAAGAGGGCGTCACCTTCGAATGGCTGGCCGCGCCGCGCGCCCTGTCGGGCGAGGCCGAAGCCGTCACCGGCGTGCGCGCCATCCGCATGCGCCTGGGCGCGCCGGACGCCTCGGGTCGCCAGAGCCCCGAGGAAATTCCCGGCGGCGATTTCGATCGTCCCGCCCAACTGGTCGTGAAGGCCCTGGGCTTCGAGCCCGAGAACCTGCCCGAACTGTGGTCGGCGCCCGACCTGAAGGTGACCCGCTGGGGCACCGTGAAGGCCGACGTCCGCAATCAGATGACCAATCTCGACGGCGTGTTCGCCGCCGGCGACATCGTCCGTGGCGCCTCGCTGGTCGTCTGGGCGATCAAGGACGGCCGCGACGCCGCCGACGCCATACACCGCTACCTGCAGGCCAAGGTCGGCGCGCCCGCGCTGATCGCGGCGGAATAA
- a CDS encoding complex I NDUFA9 subunit family protein has product MQGLVTVFGGSGFVGGQVVRALAKAGYRVRVAVRQPNLAYRMRMLGDVGQIEVVQANVRVPSSVARALDGAEACVNLVGVLWESGRQKFQSIHAMGARNVAEAAAKVGVKRLVHVSAIGADVNATAKYARSKGEGEAAVRAAFPGATIVRPSIVFGPEDDFFNRFAQMAVLAPVMPLVGGDTRFQPVFVGDVAAVIANAVASPAAVGVTYELGGPTVYTMREILELILTETGRNRPLLPVPWPLAGLIGTLGDLQASILPLAPPLTTDQVEMLKSDNVAETGLPGLAEAGVVPTAVEAVVPTYLYRYRKGGQYAETPAGAF; this is encoded by the coding sequence ATGCAGGGTCTTGTCACGGTGTTCGGCGGCTCCGGTTTCGTGGGCGGCCAAGTCGTGCGGGCGCTCGCCAAGGCGGGCTATCGAGTGCGGGTGGCCGTACGTCAGCCAAACCTCGCCTATCGCATGCGCATGCTGGGCGACGTCGGCCAGATCGAAGTGGTCCAAGCCAACGTCCGGGTTCCCAGCTCGGTGGCCCGGGCGCTCGACGGCGCCGAGGCCTGCGTGAACCTGGTCGGCGTGCTCTGGGAGAGCGGCCGCCAGAAGTTTCAGTCGATCCACGCCATGGGCGCGCGCAATGTCGCCGAAGCCGCCGCCAAGGTCGGCGTGAAGCGTCTGGTGCATGTCAGCGCGATCGGCGCCGACGTCAACGCCACCGCCAAGTACGCCCGCTCGAAGGGTGAGGGCGAGGCCGCCGTGCGCGCGGCCTTCCCCGGCGCCACGATCGTGCGGCCGTCCATCGTCTTCGGGCCCGAGGACGATTTCTTCAACCGCTTCGCCCAGATGGCCGTCCTGGCGCCGGTGATGCCGCTGGTGGGTGGCGACACCCGGTTCCAGCCGGTGTTTGTCGGCGATGTGGCCGCGGTGATCGCCAACGCCGTCGCCAGCCCGGCGGCTGTCGGCGTGACCTATGAGCTCGGCGGGCCGACCGTCTACACGATGCGCGAGATTCTGGAGCTGATCCTGACCGAGACCGGTCGCAATCGTCCGCTGCTTCCCGTGCCGTGGCCGCTGGCCGGCCTGATCGGGACGCTGGGCGACCTGCAGGCTTCGATCCTGCCGCTGGCGCCGCCCCTGACGACCGACCAAGTCGAAATGCTGAAGAGCGACAATGTCGCGGAGACCGGCTTGCCGGGCTTGGCCGAGGCCGGCGTCGTTCCCACCGCCGTCGAGGCCGTGGTTCCGACCTACCTCTATCGCTACCGCAAGGGCGGGCAGTACGCCGAGACGCCGGCCGGAGCCTTCTGA
- a CDS encoding undecaprenyl-diphosphate phosphatase codes for MPDWLIALILGLIEGLTEFIPVSSTGHLLLVGHFLGFHSPGNTFQVLIQLGAILAITSVYFGRLWGLLTTLPTDPGSRRFVIGILLAFLPAVFVGVAAHDFIKTVLYETPALVCATLIVGGFILLALDRMKFEPRYTDVADYPLKTAFIIGLFQCLALVPGVSRSGATIAGALLLKCDKRSAAEFSFFLAMPTMAGAFAYDLYKNIDQLSTNDLGLIGVGFVAALVSGVFVVKTVLNFITRHGFAPFAYWRIAVGVVGLALLYIPR; via the coding sequence ATGCCGGATTGGCTCATCGCACTTATTCTCGGGCTGATCGAAGGTCTGACCGAATTTATCCCAGTTTCATCGACAGGACACCTCCTGCTGGTCGGCCATTTTCTGGGCTTCCACAGTCCGGGCAACACCTTTCAGGTGTTGATCCAGCTGGGCGCTATCCTGGCGATCACCAGCGTCTATTTCGGCCGGCTGTGGGGTTTGCTCACCACCCTGCCGACCGACCCGGGCTCCCGTCGGTTCGTGATCGGCATTCTGCTGGCGTTTCTCCCGGCGGTGTTTGTCGGCGTCGCCGCGCACGATTTCATCAAGACCGTGCTCTACGAGACGCCGGCCTTGGTCTGCGCCACTCTGATCGTCGGCGGCTTCATCCTGCTGGCGCTGGATCGTATGAAGTTCGAGCCGCGCTACACCGACGTGGCGGACTATCCGTTGAAGACCGCGTTTATCATCGGCCTCTTCCAATGCCTGGCCCTGGTGCCCGGCGTGTCCCGCTCGGGCGCGACAATCGCGGGGGCCCTGCTGTTGAAGTGCGACAAGCGCTCGGCGGCTGAGTTCAGCTTTTTCCTGGCCATGCCGACCATGGCCGGCGCCTTCGCCTACGACCTTTACAAGAACATCGACCAGCTCAGCACCAACGACCTGGGTCTGATCGGCGTGGGCTTCGTCGCGGCTCTGGTGTCGGGGGTCTTCGTCGTCAAGACGGTGCTGAACTTCATCACGCGCCACGGCTTCGCGCCGTTCGCCTATTGGCGCATCGCCGTGGGCGTTGTCGGGCTGGCCCTGCTCTACATCCCGCGCTGA
- the lptB gene encoding LPS export ABC transporter ATP-binding protein: MTLTSSDMDGLFVDSVGKSFGDRPVVKNVSLRLKRGEVAGLLGPNGAGKTTCFYMITGLIAADYGAIYLDGENITAQPMFQRARLGVGYLPQEASIFRGMTVEQNVMAVVEMRQKDARKAREQVTSILEELRITHIRKSPAVALSGGERRRVEIARALASEPSFMLLDEPFAGIDPLAIADIREVVGYLKSRGIGILITDHNVRETLDIIDRASIIHAGEVLFEGSPREIVDNPEVKRVYLGDSFSEPRLGA, translated from the coding sequence ATGACCCTGACCTCCAGCGACATGGACGGCCTGTTCGTCGATTCCGTGGGCAAATCGTTTGGCGACCGCCCCGTCGTCAAGAATGTCTCCCTGCGTCTCAAGCGCGGCGAAGTGGCGGGCCTGCTGGGACCGAACGGCGCCGGCAAGACGACCTGTTTCTATATGATCACGGGCCTGATCGCGGCCGACTACGGCGCGATCTATCTCGATGGCGAGAACATCACCGCTCAACCCATGTTCCAGCGCGCCCGGCTGGGCGTTGGCTACTTGCCGCAGGAAGCCTCGATCTTCCGGGGCATGACGGTGGAGCAGAACGTCATGGCGGTGGTCGAGATGCGCCAGAAGGATGCGCGCAAGGCGCGTGAGCAGGTGACCAGCATCCTGGAAGAGCTGCGCATCACCCACATCCGCAAGTCGCCCGCCGTGGCGCTGTCGGGCGGCGAGCGTCGTCGCGTCGAAATCGCCCGCGCCCTGGCCAGCGAGCCGTCCTTCATGCTGCTCGACGAGCCGTTCGCGGGCATTGATCCCTTGGCGATCGCCGACATCCGCGAGGTCGTCGGCTACCTGAAGAGCCGTGGGATCGGCATCCTGATCACCGACCATAATGTGCGCGAGACGCTCGACATCATCGACCGCGCCTCGATCATTCACGCCGGTGAGGTGCTCTTCGAAGGTTCGCCGCGCGAGATCGTCGACAACCCGGAAGTTAAGCGCGTGTATCTCGGCGACAGCTTCTCCGAACCCAGGTTGGGGGCCTAA
- a CDS encoding ribonuclease D has translation MANFVHEGDLPDGVFAGASIIAIDSETMGLRLGRDPLCVVQLSSGDGDAHVVRLSRPDYDCPNLKALLTDPAILKLFHFGRFDIAMFQLHLGVVTAPVYCTKIASKLARTYTDRHGLKDVTRELLGVELSKAQQSSDWGSASLSADQVAYAASDVLHLHGLRQKLNAMLEREGRMALAQAAFDYLPHRASLDLAGWEDVDIFAHS, from the coding sequence TTGGCCAATTTCGTTCACGAGGGCGACCTGCCCGATGGCGTGTTCGCGGGTGCGAGCATCATTGCGATCGATTCGGAAACCATGGGCCTTCGCCTGGGCCGCGATCCGCTGTGCGTCGTGCAGCTCTCGTCCGGTGACGGCGACGCCCATGTCGTGCGCCTGAGCCGTCCGGACTACGACTGCCCGAATCTCAAAGCCCTGCTGACCGATCCGGCGATCCTGAAGCTTTTTCACTTCGGTCGCTTTGATATCGCCATGTTCCAACTCCATCTAGGCGTGGTGACCGCACCCGTTTACTGCACCAAGATCGCCTCGAAGCTGGCGCGCACCTACACAGACCGGCACGGCCTGAAGGACGTGACGCGCGAGCTGCTGGGCGTGGAGCTTTCCAAGGCGCAGCAGTCCTCGGACTGGGGTTCGGCGTCGCTGAGCGCCGATCAGGTCGCCTACGCGGCCTCGGATGTGCTGCACCTGCATGGGCTGCGCCAGAAGCTCAACGCCATGCTCGAGCGCGAGGGCCGTATGGCCTTGGCTCAGGCCGCTTTCGACTATCTCCCCCACCGCGCCTCGCTGGACCTGGCCGGCTGGGAAGACGTCGACATCTTCGCGCACAGCTGA